The Urbifossiella limnaea genome has a window encoding:
- a CDS encoding ABC transporter ATP-binding protein has translation MPAIATTPTLKGVRLTRTYGDGAKRRAALQHVSLDLFPGQIALLMGPSGSGKSTLLAVLSGLLEPDEGQVLADDGGELRDVWAMTQKQREEYRLRTTGFVFQGFNLFPALNARQQLEIVLNWGGYAHGGEARRQADDMLDRLGLTPNRHKKPAQLSGGEKQRVAIGRALVKNPSFVFADEPTSALDWENGQKVMELLRDGAHERGASILVVSHDHRLLPYVDVYYHLEDGHLEERPLTPPGH, from the coding sequence ATGCCCGCCATCGCCACCACGCCGACCCTGAAGGGCGTCCGCCTCACCCGCACCTACGGCGACGGGGCCAAGCGCCGGGCCGCGCTGCAGCACGTGTCGCTCGACCTGTTCCCCGGCCAGATCGCGCTGCTGATGGGGCCGAGCGGCAGCGGCAAGTCCACGCTCCTCGCCGTGCTCTCCGGCCTGCTCGAACCGGACGAGGGCCAGGTGCTCGCGGACGACGGCGGCGAGCTGCGCGACGTGTGGGCGATGACGCAAAAGCAGCGCGAGGAGTACCGTCTCCGCACCACCGGGTTCGTGTTCCAGGGGTTCAACCTGTTCCCGGCGCTCAACGCCCGGCAGCAGCTGGAGATCGTCCTGAACTGGGGCGGCTACGCCCACGGCGGCGAGGCCCGGCGGCAGGCCGACGACATGCTCGACCGCCTCGGCCTGACGCCGAACCGGCACAAGAAGCCGGCGCAGCTGTCCGGCGGCGAGAAGCAGCGGGTGGCGATCGGCCGGGCGCTGGTGAAGAACCCGAGCTTCGTCTTCGCCGACGAGCCGACCAGCGCCCTGGACTGGGAGAACGGCCAGAAGGTGATGGAGCTCTTGCGCGACGGCGCCCACGAGCGCGGGGCCAGCATCCTGGTCGTGAGCCACGACCATCGATTGCTGCCGTACGTGGACGTATATTACCATTTGGAAGACGGCCACCTCGAAGAACGGCCGTTGACCCCGCCCGGGCACTGA
- a CDS encoding HlyD family secretion protein, which produces MTRLRMMRPLLLTAAVVVVVGSLLGARLLGPGGGGGTDSSVKSPAPPAAKDTIGTVVIGDADSDPPPARYGLPPVLQSGQVAEVFVKQGDTVKVGEKLYKFDSRPLERKLAEAEAAVGTARAKLAEAQGEADLHATYVVLAEQDVKAAQRSVELAFQARQVAEWNKKDSYSRQGIEAARWPELLKNDADLFKLYTDHAKTEIASELAKAKLGAVKSAQDKKLAKVVAVAEAVVKQAESNVEEAKSAVDMCTVTARRDGTVERVSVSPGDVMGISSVVPALVLIPSGPRVVRARVEAEFASKIGPNQIGRQVTIQDFTDPKVTWQGKVRGLGGSFLPRRANEGAIVTNETRSLEVVVEVLDAAPPGKPPLRVGQQVRVTFAP; this is translated from the coding sequence ATGACCCGGCTTCGCATGATGCGCCCGCTGCTGCTGACGGCGGCGGTGGTGGTCGTCGTCGGCAGCCTGTTGGGCGCCCGGCTGCTCGGGCCGGGCGGCGGCGGGGGCACCGACTCGTCCGTCAAGTCGCCGGCGCCCCCGGCCGCGAAGGACACCATCGGCACCGTCGTCATCGGCGACGCCGACAGCGACCCGCCGCCGGCCCGGTACGGGCTGCCGCCGGTGTTGCAGTCCGGGCAGGTGGCCGAGGTGTTCGTGAAGCAGGGCGACACCGTCAAGGTGGGCGAAAAGCTGTACAAGTTCGACTCCCGCCCGCTGGAGCGGAAGCTGGCCGAGGCGGAGGCGGCGGTGGGCACCGCCCGGGCCAAGTTGGCCGAGGCTCAGGGCGAGGCCGACCTCCACGCCACGTACGTCGTCCTCGCCGAGCAGGACGTGAAGGCCGCGCAGCGGAGCGTCGAACTCGCGTTCCAGGCGCGGCAGGTCGCGGAGTGGAACAAGAAGGACTCCTACAGCCGGCAGGGCATCGAGGCCGCGAGGTGGCCCGAGCTGCTGAAGAACGACGCCGACCTGTTCAAGCTGTACACCGACCACGCCAAGACCGAGATCGCGAGTGAACTAGCGAAGGCCAAACTCGGTGCGGTGAAGTCCGCCCAGGACAAGAAGTTGGCGAAGGTGGTGGCGGTGGCCGAGGCGGTGGTGAAGCAGGCCGAGTCGAACGTCGAGGAGGCCAAGTCGGCGGTCGACATGTGCACCGTGACCGCCCGCCGCGACGGCACCGTGGAGCGCGTGTCGGTCAGCCCCGGGGACGTGATGGGAATCAGCTCGGTGGTGCCGGCGCTGGTGCTCATTCCATCCGGGCCGCGGGTGGTGCGGGCGCGGGTGGAGGCCGAGTTCGCGTCGAAGATCGGCCCGAACCAGATCGGCCGGCAGGTCACGATCCAGGACTTCACCGACCCGAAGGTGACGTGGCAGGGGAAGGTCCGCGGCCTCGGCGGCAGCTTCCTGCCGCGCCGCGCCAACGAGGGCGCCATCGTGACGAACGAGACGCGCTCGCTGGAGGTGGTGGTGGAGGTTCTCGACGCCGCCCCGCCGGGCAAGCCGCCGCTGCGGGTCGGGCAGCAGGTGCGCGTCACGTTCGCCCCCTGA
- a CDS encoding phytoene/squalene synthase family protein yields MTKDGTGRSSLVVGGSLVLGHSASYAHCRALTRAAKSSFPLAFRLLPPPKRRAMDALYAFMRVSDDLADGPGADAAALAAWRAALTAALAGRYSHPVHPALHHAVERYAIPPRFLYDVLDGVAADVEPVRVGTFAELYPYCYRVASAVGLACVRVWGLRPGATWAEADTPAEAAGIAFQLTNILRDVGEDAARGRVYLPADELAAFGVDPRAWSSRAPAFVAMMRFQAARARAYYAAAEGLNRYLTPDGRAIYGLMCATYRGLLDEIERRGFDVFAGRARLPRWRKAAALLAAWPASMGW; encoded by the coding sequence ATGACCAAGGACGGAACCGGGCGGTCTTCCTTGGTCGTTGGTGGGTCATTGGTCCTTGGTCATTCCGCGTCCTACGCGCACTGCCGCGCCCTCACCCGCGCCGCGAAGAGCTCCTTCCCCCTCGCCTTCCGCCTGCTGCCCCCGCCGAAGCGGCGCGCGATGGACGCCCTGTACGCCTTCATGCGCGTGTCCGACGACCTGGCCGACGGCCCCGGCGCCGACGCCGCGGCGCTCGCCGCCTGGCGCGCGGCACTCACCGCCGCGCTCGCCGGCCGGTACTCGCACCCCGTCCACCCGGCGCTGCACCACGCCGTCGAGCGCTACGCGATCCCGCCGCGGTTCCTGTACGACGTGCTCGACGGCGTCGCGGCCGACGTGGAGCCGGTGCGCGTCGGCACGTTCGCGGAGCTGTACCCGTACTGCTACCGGGTGGCGTCGGCGGTGGGGCTGGCGTGCGTCCGCGTGTGGGGCCTGCGGCCCGGCGCGACGTGGGCGGAGGCCGACACGCCGGCCGAGGCCGCGGGGATCGCGTTCCAGCTCACGAACATCCTCCGCGACGTGGGCGAGGACGCCGCCCGCGGCCGCGTCTACCTCCCGGCCGACGAGCTGGCGGCGTTCGGCGTCGACCCGCGGGCGTGGTCGTCGCGGGCGCCGGCGTTCGTGGCGATGATGCGCTTCCAGGCGGCGCGGGCGCGGGCGTACTACGCCGCGGCGGAAGGGTTGAACCGCTACCTCACGCCGGACGGCCGGGCGATCTACGGGCTGATGTGCGCCACGTACCGCGGCCTGCTGGACGAGATCGAGCGGCGCGGGTTCGACGTGTTCGCCGGCCGGGCGCGACTGCCGCGGTGGCGGAAGGCGGCGGCCCTGCTGGCGGCGTGGCCGGCGAGCATGGGATGGTGA